A part of Aegilops tauschii subsp. strangulata cultivar AL8/78 chromosome 2, Aet v6.0, whole genome shotgun sequence genomic DNA contains:
- the LOC109743523 gene encoding vacuolar-sorting receptor 1 — protein sequence MGGRSPPSAGWRRWTPPPLLLLLLVSVLAVEGRFVVEKNSLRVTSPAALRGVYECAIGNFGMPQYGGTMHGVVVYPKANTKACKPFADFGLSFNPKAGGLPVFLLVDRGDCYFTTKGWNAQTAGAAAVLVADDRAEPLITMDTPESSGKEHLENITVPSALVSKRFGDDLKGALENGDMVNVLLDWRESLPHPDERVEYEFWTNSNDECGAKCDMQMSFVRDFRGVAQVLEQRGYTQFAPHYITWYCPEAFVLSAQCRSQCINHGRYCAPDPEQDFTTGYDGKDVVVQNLIQICLFKVANESRKPWLWWDYVHDFAIRCPMKEKKYTTDCAHGVIKSLGMDIDKITQCVGDPDADEDNPVLKAEQDAQIGHGARGDVTILPTFVVNNRQYRGKLDKRAVLRAICSGFEETTEPDICLTQDIQTNQCLENNGGCWLDKNTNFTACKDTFRGRVCECPVVNGVKFVGDGYTHCEASGVGRCQINNGGCWKETRNGKSVSACSNEQAKGCKCPQGFKGDGIHGCEDVDECKERLFCQCKDCSCENTWGSYECGCGGSNMLYMREHDTCISKVATSSVGWGFMWVIFFGLGFAGVGAYAVYKYRLRSYMDSEIRAIMAQYMPLENQETSSHQRHVDHADI from the exons ATGGGAGGGAGATCGCCGCCGTCAGCGGGGTGGCGGCgttggacgccgccgccgcttcttcttctccttctcgtGTCAGTGTTGGCGGTGGAGGGGAGGTTCGTGGTGGAGAAGAACAGCCTGCGGGTGACGTCGCCGGCGGCGCTGCGGGGCGTGTACGAGTGCGCCATCGGCAACTTCGGGATGCCGCAGTACGGGGGCACCATGCACGGCGTCGTCGTCTACCCCAAGGCCAACACCAAGGCCTGCAAGCCCTTCGCCGACTTCGGCCTCTCCTTCAACCCcaaggccggcggcctccccgtcttcctcctcgtcgACCGCGGAg ACTGCTACTTCACAACCAAGGGATGGAACGCGCAgaccgccggagccgccgcggTCCTCGTCGCCGACGACAGAGCGGAGCCCCTCATCACCATGGACACCCCAGAGTCGAGCGGCAAGGAGCACCTGGAGAACATCACCGTGCCCTCCGCCCTAGTCTCCAAGCGCTTCGGCGACGACCTCAAGGGCGCGCTCGAGAACGGCGACATGGTGAACGTGCTCCTGGACTGGAGAGAATCCCTCCCTCACCCGGACGAGCGCGTCGAGTACGAGTTCTGGACCAACAGCAACGACGAGTGCGGCGCGAAATGCGACATGCAGATGAGCTTCGTCCGGGACTTCCGGGGCGTGGCGCAGGTGCTGGAGCAGCGGGGGTACACCCAGTTCGCGCCGCACTACATCACCTGGTACTGCCCGGAGGCCTTCGTGCTGAGCGCGCAGTGCCGGTCGCAGTGCATCAACCACGGCCGCTACTGCGCCCCCGACCCGGAGCAGGACTTCACCACCGGGTACGACGGCAAGGACGTGGTGGTGCAGAACCTGATCCAGATCTGCCTCTTCAAGGTGGCGAACGAGAGCCGCAAGCCGTGGCTGTGGTGGGACTATGTGCACGACTTCGCCATCCGGTGCCCCATGAAGGAGAAGAAGTACACCACCGATTGCGCTCATGGTGTCATCAAGTCGCTTG GAATGGACATTGACAAGATTACCCAATGCGTCGGAGACCCTGACGCCGACGAAGACAATCCGGTGCTCAAAGCAGAGCAAGATGCTCAA ATTGGTCATGGTGCTCGAGGGGATGTTACCATACTGCCGACTTTCGTCGTCAATAACAGACAGTACAGAG gGAAACTGGATAAAAGGGCGGTGCTACGAGCGATATGCTCGGGATTTGAGGAGACGACCGAACCCGATATCTGTTTGACTCAAG ATATACAAACAAATCAGTGCTTGGAAAACAATGGAGGTTGCTGGCTGGACAAAAATACTAATTTCACCGCGTGCAAG GATACCTTCCGAGGGCGGGTTTGCGAATGCCCGGTTGTCAATGGCGTCAAGTTCGTTGGCGACGGGTACACCCACTGTGAAG CCTCTGGCGTTGGTCGATGCCAAATCAACAACGGAGGCTGCTGGAAGGAGACCAGGAATGGCAAGTCTGTCTCTGCCTGCTCG AATGAGCAAGCTAAGGGCTGCAAATGTCCGCAAGGCTTCAAGGGTGACGGCATACACGGTTGCGAAG ATGTTGATGAATGCAAAGAGAGGCTCTTCTGCCAGTGCAAGGACTGCAGCTGCGAGAACACATGGGGGAGCTACGAGTGTGGCTGCGGTGGTAGCAACATGCTATACATGAGAGAGCATGACACTTGCATCA GCAAGGTCGCGACTTCGTCGGTGGGCTGGGGGTTCATGTGGGTCATCTTCTTCGGCCTCGGTTTCGCGGGAGTTGGAGCATACGCTGTCTACAAATATCGGTTACGG AGCTACATGGATTCAGAGATCCGCGCGATCATGGCGCAGTACATGCCGCTGGAGAACCAGGAGACGTCGAGCCACCAACGGCATGTGGACCACGCCGACATCTGA